The genomic segment CTGAAAAAGCAGGGAATGACTTTCAAGCTGTCCTCGAAGGTCACGGGTGTCGCGAAAAAAGGCAAGGGTCTTTCGGTGACGGTTGAGCCGGCAAAAGGTGGAGATGCGGAGGAAATCGAGGCTGACATCGTTTTGGTCGCCATCGGCCGCCGCCCTTACACCGAAGGCCTTGGCTTGGACACCGCCGGCGTCGCGCTGGACGACCGCGGCCGCGTGCAGATTGACGCACACTACAAGACCAACGTCGACGGAATCTACGCGATCGGTGATGTCGTTGCCGGTCCGATGCTGGCGCACAAGGCCGAGGATGAAGGTGTCGCCATTGCAGAAATCCTGGCAGGACAGGCCGGTCATGTGAACTACGATGTCATTCCGGGTGTCGTTTACACGCAGCCGGAAGTGGCTTCCGTCGGCAAGACGGAAGAGGAATTGAAAGCGGACGGCATCGAATACAAATCCGGCAAGTTCAATTTCTCCGCCAACGGCCGCGCCCGCGCGATGGCCCAGACGGACGGTTTCGTGAAGGTGCTCGCAGACGCCAAGACGGACCGTGTCCTGGGGGTTCATATCATCGGCTTTGGCGCCGGCGAAATGATCCATGAAGCCGCGGTTCTGATGGAGTTTGGCGGTTCCTCCGAAGATCTTGGCCGGACCTGTCATGCCCACCCGACCATGTCCGAAGCAGTCAAGGAAGCGGCAATGGCGACGTTCGCCAAGCCGATCCACTCCTGATCTTCAAGCCGCTCAGTTTTACAATTCCGAACAAAGACGCTGCAGGTAACATTGCTTGCGGCGTCTTTTGTTTGTAAAGCCCAAGGCGTTGGCGCCTGTGCGAAGGGCGTTGCAATTGAGAGTGTCAAAGCGCTGGGGAATAATCGTGCACGAAGTCGACAACACCGGCTTTAAGCAATCGCATGCCGTCGTCTGGCTGATTCTGGCGGTTTTGTCCGCGTTTGTCTTTTTCTGGCCCAATCACACGATCGCGCATGTCGACGACCTGTTCTTTGTTCCCTGGGCAGCCGAATATGCTGCGACCGGAAATCATATCAATCCGATGCTTGCCGTTCAGTTTCCCGGTCTTGAGAATTATCACCTTTACACCCGCTTTCACCTGATATTGGCCGGCCTCTTTTTTGATTGGTTCGGAACGAGCAGATTGAGCGTGGTCGTCTATGAGTTTCTTTGCTTCTTTCTGACAACGCTTGCCTTCTCGGCCTTGTGCGTCGTGATCAGACTTCCGAAGGCCGCGCTTTTTGCGCCCTTGCTGTTCGCAGCGATGTATGTGGTCACGGGTTTTCGGCTGGAAATTACCGCATGTATCTTCTGGGTCCTCGGACTGTTTCTGTTGTTTTGGGCCGCCAGCCGGCAGGATCATGAGGGGGCAGGCATTCGCGTGTCATCCTTGAGGACCGCGGCCAAACTCGCGCTTGCCTTTGCTCCGCTGGCTTCCCCCGCACTGTTCGCCTGGAGCCTCGGAGCGATCGTCATTCATGACGTCTGGCGGATCGCTTTTCGGGAGGTGAGGATCGTTTCGCTTATCCTTGAAAACGCCGTAGCCCTGCTCCTGGGGCTTCTGATCTTTTCCATAAGCATCGATTTTCAGTACCGCGAATTTGTCGACCAGATCATTTTCCATGCGGCGCGCTCGACCGGTCACGGCATCAATGATGAATCGCTCGGGCGGGCGGCGGTTTTCGCAATCGTCGGGCTGGTGCTTGCGAGGTGGTCGCGGCCGGCAGCGCTGCTCTGCCTGATGCTGTCCGCCGGTCAGGGCCTTGCCGGTTTCCTTCACGACAAGGTTCTTGTGCGCAACCTGGCGGCCAGTATGGTTTTTCTGGTCGCACTGGACGCAGTGACGGCAAGCCGGTTCGTCCGAGTCGCCTATGTGCTTTACACGCTTGTTTTTCTTGTTGTGTCCGCGAACTTCCTGATCTTTTACGCGATGTCGTCAAATGCAACGGGGCTTGAAAACGCGGTCAGGGATTATCAGCAGGATACGTCTTCGCAAAAGCGCGTCTTTGTCGACGAGACCATGGCACATCATTATCTCGATCATCAGACCCGGGATGCGATTTCGTGGACATGGGGCAGGAAGTTCCCGCTTGCGCGCGCAGAAGAACTGCATGAACTGCGCGAGGGTGAGGTCTGGTACCTCAGTCCTTACACGCTCTTTGCCTATCTGAAGGGACATACGGCAATTGCGAAAGCGCTGGAAGCTGACGTGACTTACCGGCGCACGCCTCAACTGCCTTGTGTGATGGGGCGCCACTCCTGCCGCTTGCCTGCTGATGGCTGGACAATGCTCCGTCTCGAACGGGATGGTGATCAGGTCAGGGTGACCGACTACGCTTCGGAGCGTGTGTTCCTCGTCCCGGTAAACTGAAGAAATGTCAGCCCGGCATTGTGGCTGTGATGACAAAGTGGGTTATTGAGAAAAAGAAGCGCCCGGACTGTGCAAGTTGGACCTGCTCTTCGGCCCACTCGGTTGCCTCCTCCTTCGACAACACACCCTTTCGTACGACGAATGGCTTCATGAGGAGGATCATCATGTTCGCCAGCCCATCCGGATGAAGGTCGGTGCTGGCGAACGGAACAGCGGTCACGCTGTCGACGCGAAAACCCGCCTTCCTCAAAATCGGTGGCAGCACGGCGGGAACGCAGCGTTCCACGAGGTGTTCGTCCCAGGTATCCAGCATTTTCCTCATGCGCCGCGGCTTGTCGCTGAACCAGGTGGTGGTATCCCAGTGCATGTCACCGACAACAAACCGGCCGCCAGGTTTCAGAATGCGTTTGGCTTCTGAAACTGCGCCTGGAAGATCGTCCAGATATTCGAAAACCTGCAGGGACACCGCCTTGTCGGCAGAGGC from the Roseibium sp. HPY-6 genome contains:
- a CDS encoding methyltransferase domain-containing protein, with protein sequence MLQFNERTTRLLEEAYLGADFSRRRRASFDALQPKPEDVIADIGCGNGMLTLELSRAIGAEGKVIGIDPSDDMRGAALKRCAQCTNVEIVKGTATHLPLDPASADKAVSLQVFEYLDDLPGAVSEAKRILKPGGRFVVGDMHWDTTTWFSDKPRRMRKMLDTWDEHLVERCVPAVLPPILRKAGFRVDSVTAVPFASTDLHPDGLANMMILLMKPFVVRKGVLSKEEATEWAEEQVQLAQSGRFFFSITHFVITATMPG
- the lpdA gene encoding dihydrolipoyl dehydrogenase gives rise to the protein MSQYDLVVIGTGPGGYVCAIKAAQLGLKTAVIEKRATLGGTCLNIGCIPSKALLYASEMFEEAGHGFEKLGIKVAKPKVDLPTMMTHKSDVVDANVNGVAFLMKKNKIDVHTGTGKILGTGKVEVTAEDGSTTVVETKNIVIATGSDVMPLPGVEIDEKQIVSSTGALELEKIPGKMIVVGGGVIGLELGSVWNRLGSEVTVVEFMDKILGPMDSDVSKNFQRMLKKQGMTFKLSSKVTGVAKKGKGLSVTVEPAKGGDAEEIEADIVLVAIGRRPYTEGLGLDTAGVALDDRGRVQIDAHYKTNVDGIYAIGDVVAGPMLAHKAEDEGVAIAEILAGQAGHVNYDVIPGVVYTQPEVASVGKTEEELKADGIEYKSGKFNFSANGRARAMAQTDGFVKVLADAKTDRVLGVHIIGFGAGEMIHEAAVLMEFGGSSEDLGRTCHAHPTMSEAVKEAAMATFAKPIHS